Proteins from a genomic interval of Fusarium oxysporum Fo47 chromosome I, complete sequence:
- a CDS encoding Ribokinase-like protein encodes MSITPTIPDTRVLAVASHVVSGYVGNKIAVFVLQSLGCDVAALNTVQFSNHTGYKQWKGTRVSAQEIMDLWEGLKQSYLDDFDVMLSGYIPGAEAVDTVGKIGRELKKKSIKAPGKFFWALDPVMGDNGKIYVSEEVVPAYKRLIHDADLILPNQFEAELLSEVKIHDMDSLRKAIQVLHDKYKIPHVVITSVNLEAPDHPPSHLSVVGSTMTSTGKARFFKIVFPSIDCYFSGTGDMFGALMVIRMREAVFNADERLRHTASWLSDDSVSAVELPLARAAEKVLGSMHEVLSKTCEGMKRVVERTTDDMKDEDRIDQTKAHLVKSKAAELQLVRNLDCLRSPATQYLAKAI; translated from the exons ATGTCCATCACCCCAACAATACCCGATACACGGGTTCTCGCTGTGGCAAGCCAT GTTGTCTCTGG GTATGTCGGTAACAAGATTGCCGTCTTTGTGCTACAGTCTTTGGGATGTGATGTCGCAGCTCTCAACACCGTACAGTTCA GCAACCATACCGGATATAAGCAATGGAAGGGAACGAGAGTCTCAGCACAGGAGATCATGGATCTCTGGGAAGGACTGAAACAGTCGTACCTGGATGATTTTGATGTTATGCTTTCTGGATATATCCCAGGCGCTGAAGCCGTCGATACGGTCGGTAAGATAGGCCGGGAACTTAAGAAAAAGTCAATTAAAGCACCTGGCAAGTTCTTCTGGGCTCTCGATCCCGTCATGGGTGACAATGGAAAGATCTACGTCTCCGAGGAAGTGGTGCCAGCATACAAGAGGCTCATCCACGACGCGGATCTGATTCTTCCAAACCAATTCGAGGCCGA GCTGCTTTCGGAAGTCAAAATCCATGACATGGACAGTCTCCGAAAGGCTATCCAAGTGCTCCACGACAAGTACAAGATTCCTCATGTCGTCATTACTTCAGTCAACCTTGAGGCGCCAGACCATCCGCCTTCGCATCTCTCTGTTGTTGGTTCAACCATGACATCTACTGGCAAAGCTCGCTTTTTCAAGATTGTCTTCCCATCAATCGATTGTTATTTCAGTGGTACAGGCGACATGTTTGGCGCTCTTATGGTAATCCGCATGCGTGAGGCTGTCTTCAATGCTGACGAGCGGCTGCGGCATACCGCCAGCTGGCTTAGCGACGATTCGGTATCGGCTGTTGAGCTACCCCTTGCACGCGCTGCAGAAAAGGTCCTAGGCAGTATGCATGAGGTTCTATCCAAGACCTGCGAGGGCATGAAGAGGGTGGTTGAACGAACAACGGACGACATGAAAGATGAGGATCGAATTGACCAAACTAAGGCGCACCTCGTAAAGAGCAAGGCGGCAGAGCTTCAACTTGTGAGGAATCTGGACTGCTTACGCTCCCCCGCGACGCAATACCTTGCGAAGGCCATTTAG
- a CDS encoding inositol phosphosphingolipid phospholipase: MVMASDAAEHVTTPSTIAVNNDDVHNLPSEINLLTLNCWGLRYISTQRVARLDEIGHRIAHAVPTPHIVSLQECFTQEDYQAIRHHTRQVLPYGKFYHSGAFGGGLVILSHWPIEESTMFKYPLNGRPTAFWRGDWYVGKGVACAKIRFGPRRKDIIEVFNTHTHSPYEPEPVSTYDCHRVAQSWEISKLLRGAAERGHLVIGMGDFNMLPLSIFHRVITAHAPVHDVWRKLHPDSALGPAYHPSEKDRHRPLPTADFNLVENGATSNSVYNTWRWNKNQQNRLKGGDLCEVPPDTIDPQGQRLDYIFASTGIDPDAPATAPGWIVKSAHVSMTERHPDLLCSLSDHFAVQATLVRHTPSPLPIKADPRSETPSAALQTGAYLAPSSPASSIHSGDAAQTADPDTQLRRGRFFNRDLFHASTYDEILGMIQKYHAREIRQRYWRGVHFFGALLVWLACLVAVWFSPGNYVAFVLMLASSLSLVAGVIDGLLSLLFFSWEIRALKEFEWEIRNAKAVASGDPAALTESGSYSNTNQRSKSQ, translated from the exons ATGGTCATGGCAAGTGACGCTGCTGAGCATGTCACAACGCCTTCCACCATTGCCGTCAACAATGATGATGTTCATAATCTCCCCTCTGAGATCAACCTCTTGACCCTCAACTGCTGGGGTCTTCGCTACATATCGACCCAGCGAGTTGCAAGGCTTGACGAGATAGGTCATAGAATTGCACATGCTGTCCCTACACCGCATATCGTTTCCTTGCAGGAATGTTTTACGCAGGAGGACTACCAAGCCATTCGGCATCACACTCGCCAGGTTCTCCCGTATGGAAAGTTCTACCACAGCGGTGCTTTTGGTGGCGGTCTGGTCATCTTGAGTCACTGGCCGATCGAGGAGAGTACCATGTTCAAGTATCCCCTCAATGGACGGCCAACTGCATTTTGGAGAGGAGACTGGTATGTAGGCAAGGGTGTTGCTTGCGCCAAAATTCGCTTTGGGCCAAGGAGAAAGGACATTATCGAGGTCTTCAACACACAT ACTCACTCCCCATACGAGCCCGAGCCCGTGAGTACATACGATTGCCATCGAGTTGCGCAGTCATGGGAGATTTCAAAGCTTTTGCGCGGCGCTGCTGAACGTGGACACCTCGTTATCGGAATGGGTGATTTCAACATGTTACCCTTGTCCATATTTCACCGTGTGATAACAGCACATGCGCCTGTTCATGACGTCTGGCGCAAATTACACCCTGACAGCGCTCTTGGTCCTGCCTACCATCCATCTGAGAAGGATCGTCATCGGCCATTACCGACAGCCGACTTCAATCTTGTCGAGAATGGCGCAACTAGCAATTCCGTCTATAATACATGGCGCTGGAACAAAAATCAGCAGAACAGGCTCAAGGGAGGCGATCTCTGCGAGGTCCCACCCGATACGATTGATCCTCAAGGTCAGCGACTCGACTACATCTTTGCCTCGACAGGTATCGACCCCGATGCTCCTGCTACCGCTCCTGGTTGGATCGTCAAGTCGGCTCATGTTTCAATGACTGAGCGGCATCCTGATCTCCTCTGTTCCCTCTCCGACCACTTTGCTGTTCAAGCCACGCTCGTCCGGCATACCCCTTCCCCATTGCCTATTAAAGCTGATCCCCGCTCCGAAACACCATCTGCTGCTCTCCAGACTGGCGCATACTTGGCCCCCAGTAGCCCGGCTAGCAGCATTCACTCAGGTGACGCAGCGCAGACTGCGGATCCCGATACCCAGCTGAGGCGAGGTCGCTTCTTTAATCGCGATTTATTTCACGCGTCCACCTATGATGAGATTCTGGGAATGATACAAAAATACCATGCTCGCGAGATTCGCCAGCGCTACTGGCGGGGTGTGCACTTCTTTGGCGCATTGCTTGTCTGGCTAGCATGTCTTGTCGCTGTCTGGTTTAGTCCTGGAAATTATGTCGCATTCGTCCTCATGCTGGCCAGCAGTCTTAGCTTGGTCGCTGGTGTTATCGATGGTCTGCTCTCGctactcttcttctcttgggAAATCCGGGCCCTCAAGGAATTTGAGTGGGAGATTCGCAATGCCAAAGCCGTTGCATCTGGTGACCCAGCTGCTTTAACAGAGTCTGGTTCGTacagcaacaccaaccaaAGGTCCAAATCGCAATGA
- a CDS encoding Mysoin-binding motif of peroxisomes-domain-containing protein, producing the protein MEPVVYEETPFADYLRDGGDEPQADWAPGAVTPELDSSAGRSSPSPPSSPSPFAPTGRPLVKPRFRNKAPNGLHLQVPKPSSLRSASRKYSAAVAASIDRADNAKFLERFRYTIIASQLLSGHSGLGQSQLDNRGPSPPTNEDESLLSTEGILASVLAALAVAVVLSWVLGSGVTKKRLVFLLMLCAAAVLLGQVYMKRQWLRYRRSQSLSEITSFVENSHNFDSASGAAISLIQEVELVSRGYRLSAPLPPISRIEDRTQTRRCVRLRKALRHSFQEVLDSYNQVCTVVNGFAEQTDLEKYYDIYDITDFDMSDARQGLSDEDLDDPESLRTLKILAARFSTIRKLFLCALLALDANSDANDLLRWTTAVESLLSVNSSTQTAHARLQSILSEQDTFPSSPTPKNALTPGRERWRAQLRKLNSLSSGIRGLQAKLQLLREESDRTLNDSNDISELGPNLMAQYESIGMDLKDLMAAWEEGRAALALGIDRNEKRLSSMSTLLSPVSSLSGLTTVDENGGAAAALKALTGESPPSSEYAGSTEQEAPEVFEAVALPRPRSMLTREERIVKVREEREQKALARQHVDATKGMLRELETVINLRPRTRASAPAGRIVSM; encoded by the exons ATGGAGCCCGTGGTGTATGAGGAGACTCCGTTCGCCGACTACCTCAGAG ATGGGGGAGATGAGCCCCAGGCTGACTGGGCGCCCGGTGCAGTAACGCCCGAACTTGATTCATCCGCTGGTCGATCAAGcccatcaccaccatccaGTCCATCCCCTTTCGCACCCACTGGTCGACCTTTGGTTAAACCAAGATTCCGGAATAAGGCTCCGAATGGGCTTCATTTACAAGTTCCGAAGCCCTCCTCATTGCGATCTGCTAGCAGGAAATATTCA GCCGCGGTCGCAGCGAGTATCGACCGAGCTGACAACGCCAAATTTCTCGAACGATTCCGATATACCATCATTGCGTCTCAGCTTTTAAGTGGCCATTCGGGCCTGGGGCAGTCGCAGCTCGATAACAGGGGACCTAGCCCGCCAACGAACGAAGATGAATCCCTATTGTCCACGGAAGGAATTCTGGCATCAGTTCTTGCCGCTCTTGCGGTTGCGGTTGTTCTGAGTTGGGTTCTTGGCAGTGGTGTTACCAAGAAGAGGCTGGTCTTTCTTCTCATGCTTTGCGCAGCGGCCGTCCTGCTTGGCCAGGTTTACATGAAACGACAATGGCTCCGGTATCGAAGATCGCAATCGCTGTCTGAAATCACTTCTTTCGTCGAAAACTCACACAACTTTGACAGTGCGTCAGGTGCAGCTATCTCTCTCATACAAGAAGTCGAGTTGGTGTCTCGAGGTTACAGACT CAGCGCTCCCCTGCCACCAATCAGCCGTATAGAAGACCGTACCCAAACCCGGCGATGTGTCAGACTGCGCAAAGCCCTGAGACATTCTTTTCAAGAGGTTCTTGATTCTTACAACCAGGTTTGTACAGTTGTCAACGGATTTGCGGAGCAAACAGACTTGGAAAAATATTACGATATATACGACATTACCGACTTCGACATGTCAGACGCCCGTCAAGGACTAAGTGATGAGGATTTGGACGATCCTGAATCCTTGAGGACCCTCAAAATTCTGGCTGCTCGATTCTCCACCATACGGAAACTATTCCTTTGCGCCCTACTTGCTCTGGATGCCAACAGTGATGCAAATGATTTGCTTCGTTGGACAACGGCCGTAGAGTCTCTTTTGAGCGTGAACAGCTCAACTCAAACTGCTCATGCTAGGCTACAGAGCATTCTCAGCGAGCAAGATA CTTTTCCATCTTCCCCTACGCCAAAGAATGCCCTTACGCCTGGACGGGAGCGCTGGAGAGCTCAACTTCGGAAACTCAACTCACTATCAAGCGGAATCAGGGGCCTACAGGCGAAGCTGCAACTGCTTCGTGAAGAATCTGACAGAACTCTGAACGACTCGAACGACATCTCGGAGCTCGGACCGAATCTAATGGCGCAATATGAGTCCATCGGCATGGATCTGAAAGACCTGATGGCCGCGTGGGAAGAGGGCAGGGCTGCTTTGGCACTCGGCATCGATAGAAACGAGAAGAGGCTTTCATCCATGAGTACTCTGCTGTCGCCTGTTAGTTCTCTTAGTGGACTCACTACTGTAGACGAGAACGGTGGGGCTGCTGCAGCTCTCAAAGCATTGACAGGCGAGTCTCCGCCTAGTTCTGAGTATGCTGGTTCCACGGAACAGGAGGCACCCGAAGTTTTTGAAGCCGTTGCTCTCCCGCGACCACGAAGCATGCTCACtcgagaagaaagaataGTCAAGGTTCGGGAGGAACGAGAACAAAAGGCTCTTGCCCGACAGCACGTTGATGCAACCAAGGGTATGCTTCGGGAGCTAGAGACAGTTATTAACCTACGACCTCGAACTCGTGCCAGCGCACCAGCAGGTCGGATTGTGTCAATGTAG
- a CDS encoding dUTPase-like protein: MTSETLVPDNSAVSSPPAKRAKTAATMEGPPPLQIKKLSDKGRLPTRGSAFAAGYDIYAARDTTIPARGKALVDTDISMAVPAGTYGRIAPRSGLASKHFIDTGAGVIDADYRGQVKVLLFNHNESDFEVKEGDRIAQLVLERIYTPEVVEVQELEESVRGAGGFGSTG; this comes from the exons ATGACCTCTGAAACTCTCGTCCCTGATAACTCTGCCGTTTCTTCACCTCCCGCCAAACGTGCCAAGACCGCCGCTACAATGGAAGGTCCCCCACCACTGCAGATTAAGAAGCTTTCCGACAAGGGTCGTTTGCCCACTCGTGGGAGTGCCTTTGCTGCCGGCTACGATATCTACGCTGCTCGCGACACAACAATTCCCGCTCGTGGCAAGGCGCTAGTTGACACTGATATCAGCATGGCTGTGCCTGCCGGAACCT ATGGACGCATTGCCCCTCGATCGGGTCTCGCTTCCAAGCATTTCATTGACACAGGCGCTGGTGTCATCGATGCCGATTACCGCGGCCAGGTCAAGGTCCTGCTCTTCAACCATAACGAATCCGACTTTGAGGTGAAGGAGGGCGACCGCATTGCTCAACTTGTTCTGGAGCGCATCTACACCCCCGAGGTTGTCGAGGTTCAAGAACTCGAGGAGAGTGTCCGAGGCGCTGGTGGCTTCGGCAGCACTGGTTAG
- a CDS encoding proliferating cell nuclear antigen, N-terminal domain-containing protein encodes MLEARLAQADLLKKVVDAIKDLVQDCNFDCNDSGIQLQAMDNSHVALVSMMLTAESFEPFRCDRNISLGVNLTSLTKVLRAAQSNDVLTLKAEDGPDVLNMQFESPENDRISEYDLKLMDIDQEHLGIPDTEYAATIAMPSGEFRRICTDLMAMSESVMIEASKDGVKFACNGDIGNGSVTLRSHEDVEKPKQSVSIELTEPVALTFSLKYLVNFCKAAGLSEQVKIKLSNEVPLLVEYDLQGQSHLRFYLAPKIGDEE; translated from the exons ATGTTGGAAGCACGACTCGCTCAAGCTGATCTTCTGAAGAAAGTCGTCGATGCAATCAAGGATCTTGTCCAAGATTGCAACTTCGACTGCAATGACAGTGGCATTCAGCTGCAGGCCATGGACAACTCCCATGTTGCCTTGGTTTCCATGATGCTTACTGCTGAATCCTTCGAGCCATTCCGCTGCGACCGCAACATCTCCCTCGGTGTCAACCTCACATCCCTGACCAAGGTCCTACGCGCTGCTCAGAGTAACGACGTGCTCAcgctcaaggctgaggatggcCCTGATGTGCTGAATATGCAATTCGAGAGCCCTGAGAACGACCGCATCAGCGAGTATGACCTCAAGCTCATGGACATTGACCAGGAGCACCTGGGCATTCCCGACACCGAGTATGCTGCTACAATTGCGATGCCATCTGGCGAGTTTCGTCGCATCTGTACCGACTTGATGGCTATGTCAGAATCAG TGATGATCGAGGCCTCCAAGGACGGTGTCAAGTTCGCATGCAATGGCGATATTGGTAACGGCTCAGTGACTCTTCGAAGCCATGAGGATGTCGAGAAACCCAAACAAAGTGTCTCGATTGAGTTGACCGAGCCTGTCGCCCTCACCTTCTCCCTTAAGTACCTGGTCAACTTCTGCAAGGCTGCTGGCCTCTCCgagcaggtcaagatcaagctctCTAATGAAGTGCCCCTCTTGGTTGAATACGATCTTCAGGGTCAAAGCCATCTGCGTTTCTATCTTGCGCCTAAgattggtgatgaggagtAG